A stretch of the uncultured Desulfobacter sp. genome encodes the following:
- a CDS encoding response regulator — protein MFFARFRLIVCIAVVLVLPNVFNTARAEAQRVQQPVNILILSSWQKDHPWQKEFEQGLKNELTGKPFKLFFEFLDAARFPGGKNNQAFFSYINSKYRDRPIDFIVAESLPAVSALKSNPKIFPGAKRIIVAPGGSQSNEKKNENVDVSVQSDYRGSIREMMRLTSPLKLFVVVDTLSPGGANRFNDFKSALMEEAPNLNVDYLVNLSMDDLLSRVQMLPESSVIYYLLIFQDGKGAAQNTFDVAKRIAETANAPVFTNWSIFLGHGVLGGYMISGERIGQIAADAMIRSHNSQDTADGRSASAYGYYYDSRELKRWGIQEKALLPGAEVRFREISVFEMYQWEIISLAIVLTILLILSAVLMVISYQRKNLANALHQKSIQLEQRVEEQKKIEAELAGQERFLNSIIEAIPSMLFVKDAETLKFVRLNKAGEKLLGAPREELLGKSDHDFFPAEQADLFTTKDRDLLDSKKALDIPQETIETRHLGQRILHTRKIGIYDENDQPVYLLGVSEDITNKIEAEKAIITAKKAEAASQAKSDFLANMSHEIRTPMNAIIGMSHLALRTNLTAKQRDYVNKIEGASNSLLGLINDILDFSKIEAGKLDIESMAFDIDDVMAAAADLAAVKTSEKGLELLMHISPEVPRNLIGDPLRLKQILVNLAGNASKFTEQGEIEISCSLDEQVDNFAILRFTVRDTGIGMTQEQQSRLFQAFSQADSSFSRKYGGTGLGLTISKRLSELMGGSIGVESEYGKGSIFYFTVRLNVNSDGGCRKKVTPNDDLHQKKVLVIDDNETAREIFQSYLENIGFRVETAASGRAALNRLEAAVKTDPIEIVLVDWKMPGMDGLETSRRIQAIPNLTPMPQIIMATAYGGLEVQEQALEIGLGGFVTKPVTQSSLYDAIMTAFGREVITRRKRLDDYLAMAKGIQGARILLAEDNEINQQIALEILEGAGLFIDVTNNGEDAVKAVENRDYDLVLMDIQMPKMNGIEATTRIRTFKTNKSLPIVAMTAHAMAGDREKSLAAGMQDHVIKPIDPKELFSALVRWIPPGERVLPEGFGVPKSLKPDHENSKSDLPAELPGIDIDQGLQRIGGNRKLFRELLLKVRRDYTDAAHNIRSLMGNGQTDDAQRLAHSVKGVAGNLGAKALQRASQEVERMLKANKPFEDSLEHFAHEMEVVQKGLQIIKTEEEIFPPASAELSPQHLLVESIENIVPHLKKRKPKPSKEGMEKVKALGWPDTFRADVEELNKQINKYKLGDALTVAEKILYELNRN, from the coding sequence TTGTTTTTCGCACGTTTTCGGTTGATCGTCTGTATCGCCGTTGTGCTTGTACTCCCCAATGTCTTCAATACGGCGCGCGCAGAAGCTCAACGGGTACAGCAACCGGTGAATATTTTAATTCTCAGTTCCTGGCAGAAAGACCATCCCTGGCAGAAAGAATTTGAACAGGGTCTAAAAAACGAACTGACAGGGAAGCCGTTCAAGCTATTTTTTGAATTCCTCGACGCTGCCAGATTTCCCGGCGGTAAAAATAACCAGGCCTTTTTTTCTTACATCAATTCAAAATATCGTGACCGCCCAATAGACTTTATTGTTGCCGAGAGCCTACCCGCTGTAAGTGCATTAAAATCCAATCCGAAAATTTTTCCGGGCGCCAAGCGGATAATAGTTGCGCCCGGGGGAAGTCAATCCAACGAAAAGAAAAATGAGAATGTGGACGTATCGGTACAATCCGATTATCGCGGATCAATCCGGGAAATGATGCGCCTGACGTCTCCCCTTAAACTGTTTGTGGTGGTTGATACCCTGTCACCCGGTGGTGCCAACCGATTTAATGATTTCAAGTCAGCACTTATGGAAGAGGCACCGAACCTGAATGTTGATTATCTCGTCAATCTTTCCATGGACGACCTTCTTTCTCGCGTCCAAATGCTTCCCGAATCCAGCGTAATTTACTACCTGCTAATTTTCCAGGATGGAAAGGGGGCTGCGCAAAACACCTTTGACGTCGCAAAACGCATCGCTGAAACGGCAAATGCCCCTGTATTTACGAACTGGAGCATTTTCCTGGGGCATGGGGTTCTGGGCGGTTACATGATATCCGGGGAACGGATTGGACAAATTGCGGCAGATGCAATGATACGCAGTCATAATTCCCAAGACACAGCCGATGGCAGATCGGCATCTGCCTATGGGTACTATTACGATTCCAGGGAACTGAAACGTTGGGGAATTCAGGAGAAGGCACTTCTGCCTGGTGCTGAAGTCCGGTTCCGCGAAATCTCGGTATTCGAAATGTACCAATGGGAGATCATCTCCCTGGCAATTGTTTTGACAATTTTACTGATTCTATCCGCTGTATTGATGGTAATCAGTTACCAACGCAAAAATCTGGCCAACGCCCTGCATCAAAAAAGTATTCAGTTGGAGCAACGCGTTGAGGAACAAAAGAAAATAGAAGCGGAACTTGCCGGACAAGAGCGTTTTTTAAATTCAATCATTGAGGCGATTCCCTCAATGCTCTTTGTCAAAGATGCCGAAACCTTGAAATTTGTCCGATTAAACAAAGCCGGTGAAAAATTGCTCGGCGCCCCCCGCGAGGAATTGCTGGGTAAAAGTGATCACGATTTTTTTCCTGCCGAACAGGCCGATTTGTTTACCACCAAGGATAGAGACCTGCTTGACAGTAAAAAAGCTCTGGACATCCCCCAGGAAACAATTGAGACAAGACATCTGGGTCAGCGGATTCTGCACACCCGTAAAATCGGTATCTACGATGAAAACGACCAGCCCGTTTATCTACTCGGGGTGTCGGAAGACATTACAAACAAAATAGAAGCGGAAAAAGCCATCATCACTGCCAAGAAAGCCGAGGCCGCAAGCCAGGCCAAAAGTGATTTTCTGGCCAACATGAGTCACGAGATTCGTACACCCATGAATGCGATCATCGGCATGAGCCATCTGGCTTTAAGAACGAATTTAACCGCCAAACAGCGTGACTATGTCAATAAAATTGAGGGTGCCTCAAATTCCCTGCTTGGCCTGATTAACGATATTCTGGATTTTTCTAAGATCGAAGCCGGTAAACTGGATATCGAATCCATGGCGTTCGATATTGATGATGTCATGGCTGCCGCAGCAGACCTGGCTGCGGTCAAGACATCTGAAAAGGGACTGGAGTTGTTGATGCACATATCGCCGGAAGTGCCGCGTAACCTGATCGGTGATCCTCTCCGGTTAAAACAAATCCTTGTTAATCTGGCCGGCAATGCCTCTAAATTCACCGAGCAGGGTGAGATCGAGATAAGTTGCAGCTTGGATGAACAGGTGGACAATTTTGCCATCCTGCGATTTACAGTGCGGGACACAGGCATCGGTATGACCCAGGAACAGCAAAGCAGACTGTTTCAGGCCTTTTCCCAGGCAGACAGCTCTTTCTCCCGAAAATACGGCGGCACCGGTCTGGGACTCACAATTTCCAAACGCCTGTCAGAATTAATGGGGGGGAGTATCGGAGTGGAGTCCGAATATGGAAAGGGCTCCATATTTTATTTTACAGTGCGGCTGAACGTTAATTCTGATGGCGGTTGCCGCAAAAAGGTGACGCCCAACGATGACTTGCACCAAAAAAAGGTGCTCGTAATAGATGACAATGAAACCGCCAGGGAAATTTTCCAATCTTATCTCGAAAACATAGGGTTCAGAGTTGAAACCGCGGCAAGCGGCCGTGCAGCGCTGAACCGGCTTGAAGCAGCAGTCAAGACCGATCCGATCGAAATTGTTCTGGTGGACTGGAAAATGCCGGGAATGGACGGGTTGGAGACCAGCAGGCGAATACAAGCCATTCCGAACCTTACGCCAATGCCCCAAATTATTATGGCCACGGCCTACGGCGGGCTGGAAGTTCAGGAGCAGGCACTGGAAATCGGTTTGGGAGGATTTGTGACCAAGCCCGTCACCCAATCTTCCCTCTACGATGCCATTATGACGGCATTTGGCCGTGAAGTGATAACCAGACGAAAGCGCCTTGATGACTACCTTGCCATGGCTAAAGGTATCCAAGGGGCACGTATTCTTTTGGCCGAAGATAATGAAATCAATCAACAAATCGCATTAGAGATTTTGGAGGGTGCCGGGTTGTTCATTGATGTAACAAATAATGGAGAGGATGCCGTCAAGGCCGTGGAAAACAGGGACTACGATCTGGTGCTGATGGACATTCAGATGCCGAAGATGAACGGCATTGAAGCCACCACAAGGATTCGAACGTTCAAAACAAACAAAAGTTTACCTATCGTCGCCATGACAGCGCATGCCATGGCAGGCGACCGGGAAAAAAGCCTTGCCGCCGGCATGCAGGACCATGTCATAAAACCCATTGATCCAAAGGAATTATTCAGCGCGCTGGTCCGGTGGATTCCACCTGGTGAAAGGGTCCTCCCTGAAGGCTTTGGTGTCCCAAAAAGCTTAAAACCGGACCATGAGAATTCCAAATCCGATCTTCCGGCTGAATTGCCCGGAATTGATATTGATCAGGGGCTGCAGCGCATTGGAGGGAATCGGAAACTCTTTCGTGAACTGCTTCTCAAGGTCAGGCGTGATTATACCGATGCAGCCCATAATATCCGCAGCCTGATGGGCAACGGTCAAACCGATGACGCACAACGCCTGGCTCACTCGGTGAAAGGGGTTGCCGGCAATTTGGGAGCCAAAGCGCTGCAACGCGCAAGCCAGGAAGTGGAACGCATGTTAAAAGCCAACAAACCGTTTGAAGATTCCCTGGAACACTTTGCCCATGAAATGGAGGTCGTCCAGAAAGGGCTTCAAATCATCAAAACCGAAGAGGAAATTTTCCCTCCGGCCTCTGCAGAACTGTCCCCACAGCATCTATTGGTTGAATCCATTGAAAACATCGTTCCCCATCTTAAAAAACGAAAACCCAAACCCAGCAAAGAAGGCATGGAAAAGGTCAAGGCTTTAGGCTGGCCGGACACTTTCAGGGCAGATGTGGAAGAGTTGAACAAACAAATTAATAAATATAAGCTCGGGGATGCCTTAACGGTTGCGGAAAAGATATTGTATGAATTAAACAGAAACTGA
- the pdhA gene encoding pyruvate dehydrogenase (acetyl-transferring) E1 component subunit alpha — protein sequence MPLDIVEKFQISRLSILNENGDVDTDLDPGLPDQVLIDLYGAMTLSRMMDNRLLSLQRQGRLGTLPVCLGQEAAFCPPVLAIRDTDWFVGSYREMGAKLMRGEPLINSLLFYNGHEEGNVNPANDRTLPVSIILASQLPHAVGLAYGSKLKGEKDTVALAIFGDGSTSEGDFHEALNFASVLNAPVVFLCQNNQFAISTPMEMQTGSGTIAQKAIAYGMQGIQVDGNDALAVYQSVKEAVDRARAGEGPSLIEAVTFRMAMHTTADDPTRYRSDDLVKKWEKKDPLMRFRIYLERKGLWDDKKQKKLEAGIKEDIDKAVSEFETPRQIKNDAPFDYVFGTRADLIEAQRKRFLLDLEKEVGHD from the coding sequence ATGCCTTTGGATATCGTAGAAAAATTTCAAATCAGCCGCCTGAGCATCCTTAACGAAAACGGTGATGTCGATACGGACCTTGACCCGGGGTTACCGGACCAGGTCTTGATTGACCTGTACGGTGCAATGACCCTTTCCAGAATGATGGACAACCGCCTTCTCAGTCTCCAACGCCAGGGCCGCCTGGGAACTTTGCCGGTATGTTTAGGACAGGAAGCGGCGTTTTGCCCGCCTGTGCTGGCCATACGGGATACGGACTGGTTTGTCGGGTCGTACAGGGAGATGGGGGCCAAGCTCATGCGCGGGGAACCGCTCATTAATTCCCTGCTTTTTTATAACGGTCATGAAGAGGGAAATGTCAATCCGGCCAATGATCGGACTTTGCCGGTTTCAATAATTTTAGCCTCCCAGCTTCCCCATGCCGTGGGGCTGGCGTACGGGTCTAAACTCAAGGGTGAAAAAGATACGGTCGCCCTGGCCATATTCGGAGATGGGTCGACTTCTGAAGGGGATTTTCACGAAGCCCTTAATTTCGCAAGTGTTTTAAATGCGCCGGTGGTCTTTTTATGCCAGAATAACCAGTTTGCCATTTCAACGCCTATGGAAATGCAGACCGGATCAGGCACCATTGCCCAAAAAGCCATTGCATACGGCATGCAGGGCATCCAGGTGGACGGTAATGATGCGCTGGCCGTTTATCAGTCAGTCAAAGAAGCCGTTGACCGGGCCAGGGCAGGGGAGGGTCCCAGTTTGATTGAGGCCGTTACATTCCGCATGGCCATGCACACCACGGCAGACGATCCCACCCGGTATAGATCTGATGATCTGGTTAAAAAATGGGAAAAAAAAGATCCCTTGATGCGGTTCAGGATCTACCTTGAACGTAAAGGACTCTGGGATGACAAGAAACAAAAAAAACTGGAAGCCGGCATTAAAGAAGATATCGATAAGGCGGTAAGCGAGTTTGAGACACCAAGGCAGATTAAAAACGATGCGCCTTTTGACTATGTATTCGGCACCCGGGCTGATCTGATAGAAGCCCAGCGCAAAAGGTTTCTTTTGGATCTGGAAAAGGAGGTGGGGCATGACTAA
- a CDS encoding alpha-ketoacid dehydrogenase subunit beta — MTKINMVQALNDTLHDVMAHDDTVLVMGEDVGINGGVFRVTDGLYEKYGRERVIDSPIAEAGILGVAIGMAMAGLKPVIEMQFSGFSYEMMHQLEGNASRMRTRSRGQFTVPLVVRMPYGAGVRALEHHSESKEVYYAHTAGVKVVIPSSPSNAGPLLKAAIEDPDPVIFMEPKRSYRAFKEAIVSKDYAISKADVVESGDDITIISWGAMMRDTLKAVDAVREERDFSPEVIDLLTLSPMDVETITTSVKKTGRCVIVQEAQQSFGPASEIIALINDQALMYLQAPVKRVTMYDVIMPLFARESMYLPSKQKIIQAINDTLDF, encoded by the coding sequence ATGACTAAAATCAACATGGTTCAGGCATTGAACGACACACTTCACGATGTCATGGCCCATGATGACACGGTTCTGGTCATGGGAGAGGATGTCGGTATTAACGGCGGTGTGTTCAGGGTGACCGACGGGCTGTATGAAAAATACGGCCGTGAGCGGGTGATTGATTCCCCCATTGCCGAGGCGGGCATTTTAGGCGTTGCCATCGGCATGGCAATGGCGGGGTTGAAACCTGTAATCGAAATGCAGTTCTCCGGGTTTTCCTATGAAATGATGCATCAGCTGGAAGGCAATGCCTCTCGCATGCGCACCCGGTCACGGGGGCAGTTTACCGTCCCCCTTGTTGTTCGTATGCCTTACGGTGCCGGCGTAAGGGCCCTTGAACACCACTCTGAAAGCAAAGAAGTCTATTATGCACACACGGCCGGGGTAAAAGTGGTGATCCCCTCTTCCCCCTCCAATGCCGGTCCCCTGCTAAAGGCGGCCATTGAAGACCCGGACCCGGTTATCTTTATGGAACCTAAGCGGTCCTACAGGGCGTTCAAGGAGGCGATCGTTTCCAAAGATTATGCCATCAGCAAAGCCGACGTCGTTGAGTCGGGTGACGATATCACCATCATATCCTGGGGCGCCATGATGCGTGATACGCTCAAGGCCGTGGATGCCGTCCGGGAAGAAAGAGACTTTTCGCCCGAGGTGATCGACCTTCTGACGCTGTCTCCCATGGATGTGGAAACCATAACGACATCGGTGAAAAAAACCGGGCGGTGTGTGATCGTCCAGGAGGCCCAGCAGTCTTTCGGCCCGGCCAGTGAAATTATCGCCCTGATCAACGACCAGGCCCTGATGTATTTACAGGCACCTGTGAAACGGGTCACCATGTATGATGTGATTATGCCGCTTTTTGCCAGGGAATCCATGTACCTGCCGTCTAAACAGAAAATAATTCAGGCCATTAATGATACATTGGATTTTTAG
- a CDS encoding dihydrolipoamide acetyltransferase family protein, whose product MFEFKLPDLGEGIHEGELIQWHVNVGDKVNEDDPLCEMETDKAAVTIPSPRAGVIAELNARPGDTVQVGHVLVRIEEAGSSSVDPQVTEKSVDPQALEKRQEPVIAAPATRRKARERGIDIDLVTGTGPGGRITPEDLDAFDEGAIDERPDHDHRETDRPPGIGTDSQAGQATGAGADLPGQTSIPFLEVPHLPVAEHGPVERIPFRSLRKKTAIKTASASILIPHVAHMDDIDVTGIEAERSEYNARYEGQVKLTLLGFVIKAVVSALKDWPMFNASVDLASNEIVHKLYYHIGFAADTPRGLVVPVIRDADRKSLAAIGNTIRDLAHKAREGEITIDELSRGTFTITNVGAIGGTHVFPIINTPESAILGLGRVEKKPVVRDGAIVIRDMLPVTLCFDHRVADGAQAAAFVNTLRRLLEDRTAFMVNT is encoded by the coding sequence ATGTTTGAATTCAAATTACCGGATCTTGGAGAGGGAATTCATGAAGGAGAACTGATCCAATGGCATGTGAACGTGGGAGATAAGGTCAATGAAGATGATCCCCTTTGCGAGATGGAAACCGATAAGGCTGCAGTTACCATTCCGTCTCCCCGGGCCGGTGTGATTGCCGAACTGAATGCCAGGCCTGGGGACACCGTCCAGGTGGGTCATGTGCTGGTGAGGATTGAGGAGGCCGGCAGCAGTTCGGTTGACCCTCAGGTAACCGAGAAATCGGTTGATCCCCAGGCATTAGAAAAAAGACAAGAGCCCGTGATCGCCGCACCTGCCACCCGCCGCAAGGCCCGGGAAAGGGGGATAGATATTGATTTAGTCACAGGCACCGGACCTGGCGGCCGCATTACGCCTGAAGATCTGGATGCTTTTGACGAGGGGGCGATTGACGAAAGGCCTGACCATGACCATCGGGAAACCGACAGGCCGCCTGGGATCGGTACTGACTCCCAAGCCGGGCAGGCAACCGGGGCCGGGGCGGATCTGCCCGGGCAGACTTCCATCCCGTTCCTTGAAGTACCGCACCTGCCGGTCGCCGAGCACGGCCCGGTAGAACGCATCCCCTTCCGGTCGTTAAGAAAAAAGACGGCAATAAAGACGGCTTCGGCAAGCATTCTTATCCCCCATGTTGCCCATATGGATGACATTGACGTGACCGGGATTGAGGCTGAGCGCAGTGAATATAATGCCCGGTACGAGGGACAAGTGAAGCTCACCCTCCTGGGATTTGTGATCAAGGCGGTGGTCAGCGCATTAAAGGACTGGCCCATGTTCAATGCCAGTGTCGATCTTGCTTCCAATGAAATTGTTCATAAGCTCTATTATCATATCGGGTTTGCAGCAGACACCCCCAGGGGGTTGGTGGTTCCTGTAATCCGCGACGCTGACCGCAAAAGTCTTGCTGCTATCGGCAACACGATTCGTGATCTGGCCCACAAGGCAAGGGAAGGAGAGATTACCATTGACGAGTTGAGCCGGGGAACCTTTACCATCACCAACGTGGGGGCCATCGGCGGCACACATGTCTTCCCCATCATCAATACACCGGAGTCCGCCATTTTGGGCCTGGGCCGGGTAGAGAAAAAACCTGTCGTCAGGGATGGGGCGATCGTAATCCGGGATATGCTGCCCGTGACCCTCTGTTTTGACCATCGGGTCGCAGACGGTGCCCAGGCTGCGGCGTTTGTAAATACCCTTCGAAGGCTGTTGGAGGACCGCACGGCATTCATGGTAAACACTTGA
- the lpdA gene encoding dihydrolipoyl dehydrogenase: protein MVVGEMILETDILVIGAGPGGYTAAIHAADLGKDVVLVEARERLGGVCLTEGCIPSKTLIHAVGLAHEMNQAKSMGLVHDGISFDREKLLTHIQNTVQTLSSGVSSLVDNRDVEVVHGHARFKDEHTVYVDGANTIVHFNHAIIASGSSINELPRDLVTPDGPGTDSPRIWTSADALALPEIPESLLVIGGGYIGLEIGQAYAGLGSRVTLVESGKRIAAGADPDLIQVVVRECEKTFEALMTGSSVERIAQEGNGFNVTIKSSENKSIQHNFFRILAATGRHPNTRDLGLDTIGLGLDGNGTIITDDQCRTTIEHIFAVGDAAVGIPLAHNASRQGKVAVEVICGQPSAFDNVAVPAVLFTRPEIAWTGLTETAAKEKGIAVNVGKFPLTALGRARAANKTQGFVKILAKPDTGIILGVGIAGAHASDLIAEATLAIEMGATLEDLMVTIHPHPTFSESIMEAAETAASGSVHMMKKGKAK, encoded by the coding sequence ATGGTTGTTGGGGAGATGATTCTTGAAACCGACATTCTGGTCATCGGCGCAGGCCCCGGCGGATATACTGCCGCCATCCATGCCGCAGATTTAGGTAAAGATGTGGTGCTGGTGGAAGCCCGTGAACGGCTCGGCGGCGTATGTCTGACCGAGGGGTGCATCCCGTCCAAAACCCTGATTCACGCCGTGGGACTGGCCCATGAAATGAACCAGGCGAAATCCATGGGACTGGTCCATGACGGCATTTCCTTTGACCGGGAAAAACTGCTTACCCATATCCAAAACACGGTTCAAACGCTGTCTTCCGGCGTCTCCTCACTGGTGGACAACCGTGATGTTGAGGTGGTTCACGGACACGCCCGTTTTAAGGATGAGCACACGGTCTATGTCGATGGTGCCAATACCATTGTGCATTTCAACCATGCCATTATTGCCTCGGGGTCTTCGATCAATGAACTGCCCAGAGACCTTGTGACACCCGATGGCCCCGGCACGGATTCTCCCCGGATCTGGACCTCCGCCGATGCACTGGCGCTGCCTGAAATACCCGAAAGCCTGCTGGTCATCGGCGGGGGATACATTGGTCTGGAAATCGGGCAGGCCTATGCCGGCCTGGGAAGCCGGGTAACATTGGTGGAATCAGGAAAAAGAATTGCCGCAGGTGCAGATCCGGATCTGATCCAAGTGGTTGTCCGGGAATGTGAAAAAACCTTTGAGGCCCTGATGACCGGATCTTCCGTGGAACGCATTGCGCAGGAGGGCAATGGATTCAACGTTACGATAAAGAGTTCGGAAAATAAGTCAATCCAGCATAATTTTTTCAGGATTCTTGCTGCAACAGGGCGGCATCCCAACACCAGGGATCTGGGCCTGGACACCATTGGCCTTGGGTTGGATGGCAACGGAACGATCATCACGGACGATCAATGCAGAACAACAATAGAGCACATCTTTGCCGTCGGCGATGCAGCCGTCGGGATACCCCTGGCCCATAACGCCTCCAGGCAGGGAAAAGTGGCTGTGGAGGTGATCTGCGGACAGCCTTCGGCCTTTGACAATGTGGCTGTACCTGCCGTTCTGTTTACCCGCCCCGAGATCGCCTGGACCGGACTTACCGAAACCGCAGCCAAGGAGAAAGGCATCGCCGTCAATGTGGGAAAATTTCCTTTAACCGCACTGGGTCGGGCGAGGGCCGCCAACAAGACACAAGGGTTTGTAAAAATTCTTGCCAAACCGGATACCGGCATCATTCTCGGTGTGGGGATTGCCGGGGCGCATGCATCGGATCTGATTGCCGAAGCCACCCTGGCCATTGAGATGGGCGCCACCCTGGAAGACCTGATGGTCACCATCCACCCCCATCCAACGTTTTCCGAATCCATTATGGAGGCCGCCGAAACGGCCGCATCGGGATCTGTACACATGATGAAAAAAGGCAAGGCCAAGTGA